A DNA window from Choristoneura fumiferana chromosome 24, NRCan_CFum_1, whole genome shotgun sequence contains the following coding sequences:
- the LOC141441931 gene encoding uncharacterized protein: MVLTRSNSGKESKEESSSAGETTATTSTNLTTTTSSSGETGTTTGTGTTEVSASASGSVATSARDQVDTSGIKATPAASTDTVVIRQPSQQMPPPAVTKAPPQKPARSRHSKASGKRLLAGLEAKERLAELELKRVRAEAELEKIRLEKMAAESELSDTEEEEDDLASQRIADWIRRSPNQERTLREERRPPTHTHKERERRDHYEEQSHKSAMDLTMLTAALTEAIHAGKSSSTNRYIPDLPPFSGLSNEWLQFQAAYTESAASFTANENVARIRKALKGVALEAVSALLISQPRPDDVVSALQRRFGRPDALLIGEMEKMKALPRLTDNPRDLCIFASRVANTVATIEMLKRPQYLHTPEVLRTIVDKLTPILRSKWYDYATINEDVPEIKKIAEFLNREADKCAPYAPPELSTEKQENKIIKKKVERAYTATTETTTKSRKEVKSPCPQCKQEGHQLPTCPNFIKADTNERWEIAKKHTICYRCLISKHRRYECRAKPCGRGGCPMRHHRLLHHEKPSPASPDAPKRPPQPPIEPATNATVEQVGAATTKTGRAYLKIAPVVLRGPQATIETYALLDDGSTVTIIDAAVADVLGLDGPTEQMWVQGVSGTEVAHKKSKKVGVAIRGKYSDDELQINNARTVASLDFATQSISERELRDCRHLEDIKNEVTCSRATPKILIGQDNWELIISQEIRRGRRDQLVASRTLLGWVLHGCRTSQAEPVAYCCAHLTLTEPANHMEKMMRDYFALESLSIEPRKQKSDPELQALEILEKTSRRLPDGRFETGLLWREREGKIPNNRADALKRLHTLERKLDRDEQLKKQYDERVLNLLTSKYAEPAAAPPSARTWYLPHFAVCNPDKPKIRLVHDAAAKSHGRSLNDMLLSGPDLLQSLPGVIMRFRQHAVAVSADIKEMFMQIKIREEDRDALRFLWRGDRREGEAQEYRMSSVIFGATSSPCTALYIKNRNAREHAEEYPDAARAIERNHYMDDYLQSFATIEEARRVIKDVDFIHKKAGFELRGWAYNECEREGAMSLTGGSEREGATSLIGGSERDGATVPIGGSEIEKTLGLLWDTKRDSISFRLNNRRAPVEIMKNLRPPTKREALSLIMSIFDPLGLISPITTPAKRIMQDTWRYDTAWDEELPPELHDRWSEWLQQLHRLGDLHIPRCYGATPGARYELHTFVDASQEAYAAAVYWRIIHADDSVTISLAAGKSRVTPNKPISVPRLELQAALLGARLANTVADEHDYEVARRTYWSDSRTALAWIRSEPRTFKTFVAHRLAEIEDLTKKNEWRWLPSADNVADDATRATPEEFGPRHRWFRGPLFLYEREDSWPEENKVEIPATGEEKEKCNALQDQRARHAHLPEIERFSKWTRLLRTTARVLQFIDLCRHKRSSPAPQVVAAARRKRTRANQSQDEEWDRRTPTAHVPRNRIAPEKHEKYIVLPARYINKAEQLLTSASQKDAYARERQRITDGRAPERDDRLAKISVFIDADGVMRLRGRIVAADAIQQEMVNPAVLHRTHYYTKLYIAHIHEKLHHGGTEIVVNELRQRVYIAKIRPAVKEVIARCARCLLRKARPAAPATGDLPAARLAYGARPFSFTGLDYFGPLEVTVARHREKRHVALFTCLTSRAVHLEVVVSLSTDSAINALRRFIARRGCPTELWSDNATAFRGAARELSEAVKNEAEARRINWRFLPAAAPFMAGAWERMVRGVKEALKATLHEKYPSDEILHTLLLEAEATVNSRPLTHVSVDPNDPTALTPNMILLGPDCHSPAPGTFEESDGDARQQWRRAQQLADTFWRRWVREYLPLLQHRREPHSSGASPAVGDVVIICDSNMPRNTWPRGRITRVYPGKDGVVRVVDVTTSRGHVLRRPARKIVVLPVGSHGDGGRNVQNGA; this comes from the coding sequence ATGGTTTTAACAAGAAGCAACAGCGGCAAAGAATCAAAAGAAGAGTCGTCCAGCGCCGGTGAAACCACTGCGACTACTAGTACGAACCTGACAACAACCACGTCGAGTTCCGGCGAAACGGGGACCACGACTGGCACGGGCACCACCGAAGTATCAGCATCAGCATCGGGATCCGTCGCGACAAGTGCGAGGGATCAAGTGGACACTTCGGGTATTAAGGCCACGCCCGCGGCCAGTACAGATACGGTCGTCATTCGCCAACCGTCGCAGCAGATGCCACCACCAGCTGTCACAAAAGCACCGCCGCAGAAGCCCGCTCGGTCACGTCACTCCAAGGCCTCCGGCAAGAGACTCCTCGCGGGGTTGGAGGCCAAGGAGCGGCTAGCCGAGCTGGAGCTGAAGCGCGTGCGCGCCGAGGCTGAACTAGAAAAAATCCGCCTAGAAAAGATGGCGGCGGAGTCAGAGCTGTCCGAcacagaagaagaagaagacgacCTGGCTTCACAACGTATCGCTGATTGGATAAGAAGATCGCCCAATCAAGAACGAACATTACGAGAAGAAAGAAGGCCGcccacgcacacacacaaagaGCGCGAGCGGCGGGACCATTATGAAGAGCAGTCCCACAAGTCAGCAATGGACCTCACCATGCTGACCGCAGCATTAACAGAAGCAATCCACGCCGGCAAGTCATCATCAACGAACAGATATATTCCCGACCTGCCGCCGTTCAGCGGACTCAGCAACGAGTGGCTCCAATTTCAAGCAGCCTACACCGAGTCTGCGGCCAGCTTTACGGCCAACGAAAACGTCGCTCGCATTAGAAAGGCCCTCAAAGGGGTGGCCTTGGAAGCGGTAAGCGCGCTCCTCATCAGCCAGCCTCGGCCAGACGACGTCGTAAGCGCATTACAAAGAAGATTCGGCAGACCAGACGCACTCCTCATCGGCGAAATGGAAAAGATGAAAGCGCTCCCGAGACTCACAGACAACCCACGTGACCTGTGCATCTTCGCGAGCCGCGTTGCTAACACAGTAGCAACAATCGAGATGCTCAAACGCCCGCAATACCTTCACACCCCGGAAGTATTGCGCACGATCGTCGACAAACTAACGCCGATCCTGCGAAGCAAGTGGTACGACTATGCAACAATAAATGAAGACGTACCCGAAATAAAGAAGATCGCCGAATTTCTCAACCGCGAAGCGGATAAATGCGCGCCCTACGCGCCGCCCGAGCTGTCTACTGAGAagcaagaaaacaaaataataaagaaaaaagtcGAACGCGCCTACACCGCCACCACTGAAACCACCACGAAATCGCGCAAAGAAGTGAAGTCACCGTGTCCTCAATGCAAGCAGGAAGGCCACCAACTACCTACGTGTCCGAATTTTATCAAGGCGGACACGAACGAGCGATGGGAGATAGCGAAGAAACACACCATTTGCTATCGCTGTCTCATTAGCAAGCACCGCCGCTACGAGTGCCGCGCTAAGCCGTGCGGCCGCGGCGGCTGCCCCATGCGGCACCATCGTCTGCTGCATCACGAGAAACCATCGCCGGCCTCCCCCGACGCTCCAAAGCGGCCGCCGCAGCCTCCGATCGAACCAGCAACGAACGCGACAGTCGAACAAGTCGGCGCAGCAACCACCAAAACGGGCCGCGCCTATCTCAAAATCGCGCCGGTCGTCCTGCGAGGGCCGCAAGCCACCATCGAAACATACGCGCTATTAGACGACGGCAGCACGGTCACCATCATCGACGCAGCGGTTGCCGACGTGCTCGGTCTCGACGGTCCCACCGAACAAATGTGGGTCCAAGGAGTGAGCGGGACGGAGGTAGCGCACAAGAAAAGCAAGAAGGTGGGCGTGGCGATCCGAGGCAAATACAGCGACGACGAGCTGCAAATAAATAACGCGCGCACCGTGGCAAGCCTCGACTTCGCGACGCAGTCGATAAGTGAACGAGAACTACGCGACTGCCGACATTTAGAAGACATCAAGAATGAAGTCACATGCAGCCGCGCCACGCCGAAAATATTGATCGGCCAAGACAATTGGGAGCTAATCATCTCGCAAGAAATTAGAAGAGGACGGCGCGATCAACTCGTCGCGTCGCGCACGCTACTAGGCTGGGTATTACACGGGTGCCGCACCTCACAAGCGGAGCCCGTGGCGTACTGCTGTGCCCATCTCACTCTGACCGAACCGGCTAATCACATGGAAAAAATGATGCGCGACTATTTCGCATTAGAGTCGCTATCCATCGAGCCGAGAAAACAGAAGAGCGATCCAGAGCTACAAGCCCtcgaaatattagaaaaaacgAGTCGCCGCCTACCCGACGGACGTTTCGAAACGGGGCTGCTATGGAGAGAGCGAGAGGGCAAGATACCCAACAATCGAGCCGACGCACTCAAGCGACTACACACGCTCGAGCGCAAACTCGATCGCGACGAACAGCTGAAGAAACAATACGACGAGCGCGTCCTCAACTTACTCACGTCTAAGTACGCCGAGCCCGCGGCCGCGCCCCCTAGCGCCCGCACATGGTACCTGCCACACTTCGCGGTCTGCAATCCCGACAAGCCGAAGATACGACTCGTGCACGACGCGGCGGCCAAATCTCACGGCCGCAGCCTCAACGATATGCTCCTGTCGGGCCCGGACCTACTGCAGAGCCTGCCCGGCGTCATTATGCGGTTCCGACAGCACGCCGTGGCGGTCTCCGCCGATATAAAGGAAATGTTTATGCAGATCAAGATACGCGAAGAAGACAGAGACGCCCTACGCTTCTTATGGCGCGGCGATCGGCGCGAAGGCGAAGCGCAAGAATACAGAATGTCGTCCGTGATCTTCGGCGCTACGTCGTCACCGTGTACCGCGCTgtacataaaaaatagaaacGCGCGGGAACACGCCGAAGAGTACCCGGACGCCGCCAGGGCAATCGAGAGAAATCACTACATGGACGATTACCTGCAAAGCTTCGCTACGATAGAAGAGGCACGACGCGTAATAAAAGACGTCGATTTCATACACAAGAAGGCTGGCTTCGAATTACGCGGATGGGCATACAACGAGTGCGAGCGAGAAGGCGCGATGTCCCTTACCGGCGGGAGCGAGCGAGAGGGCGCGACGTCCCTTATCGGCGGGAGCGAGCGAGACGGAGCTACGGTCCCTATCGGCGGGAGCGAGATAGAAAAAACACTCGGCCTGCTGTGGGACACGAAGAGAGATAGTATCAGCTTCCGGCTCAACAATAGAAGGGCACCCGtcgaaataatgaaaaatctaCGTCCGCCAACGAAGAGGGAGGCCCTTAGCCTTATTATGTCGATATTCGACCCGCTAGGGCTCATCTCGCCCATCACGACACCGGCAAAGCGCATCATGCAAGACACGTGGCGATACGACACTGCATGGGATGAAGAGTTGCCCCCCGAGCTGCACGACCGATGGAGCGAGTGGCTGCAACAACTGCACCGCCTAGGTGACCTACATATACCTAGGTGCTACGGGGCAACGCCGGGCGCGCGCTACGAGCTTCACACATTTGTGGACGCGAGCCAAGAAGCTTACGCGGCCGCTGTCTATTGGCGCATAATTCATGCCGATGACAGCGTGACCATCTCACTCGCCGCAGGGAAGAGCCGCGTCACGCCGAACAAACCCATCTCCGTGCCCCGTCTCGAACTGCAAGCCGCTCTGCTAGGCGCGCGACTAGCCAACACGGTCGCCGACGAACACGACTACGAGGTCGCCCGACGCACATACTGGAGCGACTCTCGTACGGCGCTAGCGTGGATACGCTCCGAGCCCCGCACATTTAAGACGTTCGTCGCGCATCGCCTCGCTGAGATAGAAGACCTCACCAAGAAAAACGAATGGCGCTGGCTACCATCGGCGGACAACGTCGCCGACGACGCGACGCGAGCCACCCCGGAAGAATTCGGTCCGAGACATCGGTGGTTCCGCGGCCCGCTATTCTTGTACGAGAGAGAAGATTCTTGGCCCGAAGAAAATAAGGTCGAAATTCCAGCTACCGgcgaagaaaaagaaaaatgtaacgCGCTTCAAGACCAACGCGCGCGCCACGCCCACTTGCCCGAAATCGAACGCTTCTCGAAGTGGACGCGATTATTAAGAACAACTGCACGTGTCCTGCAGTTCATCGACCTTTGCCGCCACAAGAGATCGTCGCCCGCACCACAAGTCGTCGCCGCAGCACGCAGAAAGAGAACGCGCGCTAACCAGTCTCAAGATGAAGAATGGGACAGGCGCACGCCGACCGCTCACGTGCCACGCAACCGCATCGCGCCCGAAAAACACGAAAAATACATCGTGCTACCGGCTCGCTACATAAACAAAGCCGAACAGCTGTTGACGAGCGCGTCGCAGAAAGATGCCTACGCGCGAGAGAGACAGCGCATTACGGACGGCCGCGCGCCAGAAAGGGACGACAGACTCGCAAAAATCAGCGTATTTATAGACGCGGATGGAGTGATGCGATTGCGCGGCAGAATCGTAGCGGCCGACGCGATACAACAAGAGATGGTGAATCCCGCGGTGTTACATAGAACACATTATTATACGAAGCTGTACATCGCGCATATACATGAAAAATTGCACCACGGCGGGACCGAGATAGTAGTCAACGAGCTACGCCAGCGTGTATACATAGCGAAGATTCGCCCGGCGGTAAAAGAGGTCATCGCCCGCTGCGCCCGCTGCCTACTGCGCAAAGCGAGACCGGCCGCCCCCGCTACCGGCGACTTACCCGCTGCGCGCCTCGCCTATGGAGCCCGCCCGTTCTCATTCACGGGCCTGGACTACTTCGGCCCGCTAGAAGTGACCGTCGCACGCCATCGCGAGAAGAGACACGTCGCCTTGTTCACCTGCTTGACTTCGAGGGCAGTACATTTGGAGGTGGTCGTCTCCCTGAGCACCGACTCGGCCATCAACGCCCTGCGCCGCTTCATTGCGCGGCGCGGGTGCCCGACGGAGCTATGGAGCGACAACGCTACCGCCTTTCGAGGCGCCGCCCGAGAACTTAGCGAAGCCGTCAAGAACGAAGCAGAGGCCCGCCGCATCAACTGGCGCTTCCTCCCGGCTGCCGCCCCCTTCATGGCGGGAGCTTGGGAGAGAATGGTCCGCGGGGTGAAGGAGGCCCTGAAGGCCACGCTCCATGAAAAATACCCGAGCGACGAGATCCTACACACCCTGCTGCTGGAAGCCGAAGCGACCGTCAACTCTCGCCCGCTAACGCACGTGTCGGTCGACCCCAATGACCCGACAGCGCTGACCCCGAACATGATCCTCCTCGGACCCGACTGCCACTCGCCAGCCCCCGGTACCTTCGAAGAGAGCGACGGCGACGCGCGCCAACAATGGCGGCGCGCCCAGCAACTCGCCGACACCTTCTGGAGGCGCTGGGTACGAGAGTACCTACCGCTACTACAACACCGGCGGGAGCCCCATAGCAGCGGAGCGAGCCCGGCAGTCGGCGATGTCGTAATCATATGCGACTCGAATATGCCCCGAAACACATGGCCCCGAGGACGAATCACACGAGTCTACCCCGGCAAGGACGGCGTGGTACGAGTCGTCGACGTGACTACGAGCCGAGGACACGTGCTACGCAGGCCGGCGAGGAAGATCGTCGTTCTGCCAGTGGGATCGCACGGCGACGGCGGGAGAAATGTACAGAACGGCGCCTAA